From a single bacterium genomic region:
- a CDS encoding nucleotidyltransferase family protein, translated as MNVYEELLVLLVKNEIKFITVGGFACAFNGYIRPTQDVDILVEHNEENISKIGSSLSV; from the coding sequence ATGAACGTATACGAAGAACTGTTGGTCCTTCTGGTAAAAAATGAAATTAAGTTCATTACTGTCGGTGGGTTTGCGTGTGCATTCAATGGATATATACGGCCCACCCAGGACGTGGATATTCTGGTTGAGCATAATGAAGAGAATATTTCGAAGATTGGCAGTTCTCTCTCAGTATAA
- a CDS encoding amidohydrolase family protein: MKIFLTDWILPITSSKIKNGAVVIDDYDRILDFGSRQDILKKYSDKNIQVAESKNSIIMPGLVNAHTHLELSMMKGVIPRGLNFSDWVFEAITKRFQFNEATISADCEKQIKALEDCGTVGVGDIANHSATSLPLLEKSSLYAAVFNEITGFSSAVAQNRFREFVSKIPETPDNKIRQALAPHAPYSVSPELFKLTAEYNGDSKISTVHLAESNDEIEFLLSGSGSMKEMIQKIGRWDDNWKAPKTTPVSYLKKLGILNSKLLIVHAVHVTDDDIELLRSHSVHICSCPRSNVQINVGGTAPIEKYLDAGLNVCLGTDSLASNDDLNLWNEMTFFKSIHPKIQDSIILQMATINGARALGFDQHIGSIENGKDNALVCIESGKPINDPESFLLSGYDKFTSISKVI; this comes from the coding sequence ATGAAAATATTTCTTACCGATTGGATTCTCCCCATCACATCTTCAAAGATCAAAAACGGCGCGGTCGTCATCGACGACTATGACCGTATTTTAGACTTCGGCTCACGGCAAGACATTCTAAAAAAATATTCGGATAAGAATATTCAGGTTGCCGAATCGAAAAACTCCATTATCATGCCCGGCCTTGTCAATGCGCATACGCATTTGGAGCTCTCTATGATGAAAGGCGTTATTCCGCGCGGATTGAATTTCAGCGACTGGGTATTTGAGGCGATCACCAAACGATTTCAGTTCAATGAAGCAACCATTTCCGCCGACTGTGAAAAACAAATCAAAGCGCTGGAAGACTGCGGCACCGTTGGGGTCGGCGATATCGCCAATCATTCTGCAACGTCTCTGCCCTTACTGGAAAAATCAAGCTTGTACGCCGCCGTATTCAATGAGATCACCGGCTTTTCAAGCGCGGTCGCGCAGAATCGATTTCGAGAATTTGTCAGTAAAATCCCCGAAACACCCGATAATAAAATAAGGCAGGCATTGGCGCCGCACGCGCCCTATTCCGTATCGCCGGAACTTTTTAAATTAACAGCTGAATATAATGGCGATTCCAAAATATCAACCGTTCATTTGGCTGAATCAAATGACGAAATCGAGTTTTTGTTATCGGGTTCCGGCAGCATGAAAGAAATGATTCAAAAGATCGGCCGATGGGATGACAACTGGAAAGCGCCAAAAACAACTCCTGTTTCCTATCTGAAGAAATTGGGAATTCTGAATTCTAAATTATTAATTGTTCATGCGGTACATGTGACTGATGATGATATTGAATTACTCCGGTCTCATAGCGTCCATATCTGTTCTTGTCCGCGAAGCAATGTACAGATCAATGTTGGCGGCACGGCGCCGATAGAAAAATATTTGGATGCCGGATTGAATGTATGTTTGGGAACGGACAGCCTTGCAAGTAATGACGATCTGAATCTGTGGAATGAAATGACTTTTTTCAAATCCATTCATCCAAAAATCCAGGATTCAATAATCCTTCAAATGGCTACGATCAACGGCGCTCGTGCATTGGGTTTTGATCAACATATCGGCAGTATTGAAAACGGGAAAGATAATGCTCTAGTATGCATTGAAAGCGGAAAACCGATCAACGATCCTGAATCATTTCTGCTTTCGGGATATGATAAATTTACCAGCATTAGCAAAGTCATTTAA
- the aroF gene encoding 3-deoxy-7-phosphoheptulonate synthase has product MIVIMEKNASIKQIQDILQFVEDSACTPHVSKGDENTVIGVVGDERGLVSDKIQTMPGVEKVIPTQKPYKLASREWKKDNTIIRVNGIEIGGNRITIIAGPCGVESETQLLEIAQIVRDAGAHILRGGAFKPRTSPYSFQGLGERGLELLAKAREKTGLAVITEVVNPNQVELVAQYADILQIGARNSQNFALLQEAGKCNKPVFLKRGMMSNLEEYLMCAEYIMANGNYNVILCERGIRTFETSTRNTMDISAIPMIKSLSHLPVFADPSHATGKRSLVPPVAKAALAAGADGLMIEVHNHPEKALSDGAQAILPEEFVALMQNLKQLSTVVGRSL; this is encoded by the coding sequence ATGATAGTAATAATGGAGAAAAATGCCTCCATTAAACAAATTCAGGATATCTTGCAGTTTGTCGAAGACAGCGCCTGTACGCCGCACGTATCTAAAGGCGACGAAAACACGGTGATCGGAGTCGTCGGTGATGAACGCGGGCTCGTATCGGACAAAATTCAAACCATGCCCGGCGTAGAAAAAGTCATTCCAACGCAGAAACCTTACAAACTCGCCAGTCGGGAATGGAAAAAAGATAACACGATCATCCGGGTCAATGGTATTGAGATCGGCGGCAACCGCATCACGATCATTGCCGGGCCGTGCGGCGTGGAGAGCGAAACCCAACTTCTGGAAATCGCTCAGATCGTCCGAGATGCAGGCGCGCACATTTTACGCGGAGGCGCATTTAAGCCGCGCACCTCGCCGTACAGTTTTCAGGGATTAGGTGAACGCGGATTGGAACTACTTGCCAAGGCGAGAGAAAAAACCGGACTGGCCGTGATCACGGAAGTGGTCAATCCCAATCAGGTCGAACTCGTTGCGCAGTACGCAGACATCCTGCAGATCGGCGCGCGCAATTCGCAAAACTTTGCATTGCTTCAGGAGGCGGGCAAATGTAATAAACCCGTTTTTCTTAAACGCGGTATGATGTCCAATCTCGAAGAATATCTCATGTGCGCGGAATATATTATGGCCAACGGTAATTATAACGTAATCTTATGCGAACGCGGTATTCGCACCTTCGAAACTTCAACGCGCAACACCATGGATATTTCCGCGATACCGATGATCAAGAGTTTATCTCATTTGCCCGTATTTGCCGATCCCAGTCACGCAACGGGCAAACGCTCTCTGGTACCGCCGGTGGCAAAAGCCGCACTGGCCGCAGGCGCCGACGGACTCATGATCGAAGTTCACAATCACCCTGAAAAAGCGCTTTCCGACGGCGCACAGGCGATACTACCGGAGGAATTTGTTGCGCTGATGCAGAATCTGAAACAACTGAGTACCGTCGTGGGAAGAAGTTTGTGA
- a CDS encoding NUDIX hydrolase → MNEIKTEKNLRETGLTSEQIVDGHLMKAWRDEVRLPNGKTAVREYIRHPGAAIMIPLFANGDTILVKQFRYPVGKVFIELPAGKLDGKEPMEEAAQRELAEEAGFTSDKLTLIAEFYPCIGYSNEKMWLYLAEGLKEADAITDHDEFLELMRVPFIEAVAMVRRGEIDDMKTIAAILLADSFLQQRKKGGGDGKVLS, encoded by the coding sequence ATGAACGAGATCAAAACAGAAAAAAATTTACGGGAGACCGGCCTGACGTCCGAACAGATTGTCGATGGCCACCTGATGAAAGCCTGGCGTGATGAAGTTCGCCTGCCCAACGGTAAAACGGCCGTGCGCGAATACATTCGCCATCCCGGCGCGGCAATTATGATCCCGCTCTTTGCCAACGGCGACACGATTCTCGTCAAACAATTCCGTTACCCGGTGGGAAAAGTTTTTATCGAATTGCCCGCGGGGAAACTGGACGGAAAAGAACCGATGGAAGAGGCCGCGCAGAGAGAACTTGCCGAAGAAGCCGGATTCACAAGCGATAAACTCACGCTGATCGCGGAATTCTATCCGTGCATCGGCTACAGCAATGAAAAAATGTGGCTGTATCTCGCCGAAGGCCTGAAAGAAGCGGACGCGATCACGGATCATGACGAATTTCTTGAACTCATGCGCGTTCCCTTTATCGAAGCGGTAGCGATGGTTCGGCGCGGCGAGATCGACGATATGAAAACAATTGCGGCTATACTGTTGGCTGATTCTTTTTTACAACAACGGAAGAAAGGAGGCGGTGATGGCAAGGTCCTTTCATGA